In Mytilus edulis chromosome 6, xbMytEdul2.2, whole genome shotgun sequence, the following proteins share a genomic window:
- the LOC139528905 gene encoding RING finger protein 215-like, with the protein MGTFHNQNKSRNSKSFAVLLYLISLTPILSAAEEFAVINIHKHEFSSGQPQLSGQGVDDVSFGREDQENILLQHIKGRFASIGKTAKANGRLHMADSDCGKKDGESYARLPQDWIAVFHYPERGTLDDSCPSVIDRMQKALMFGASAIIILTLNQDILKELEVKQIFSFPVIIVEALENITDMIVVLKSKIKSKASIRINMTRHNIVIYPTLTLWSACGRTYGKGYHEWDGVVCLGHQENEEKADPANFWNFFYSILLTLMILVAIKTRLIDVGDGDSDIERSLRRLAQESLMLMKTKKYKYDMSGDICAICLDQFSPKQKLRVLPCSHEFHTKCVDPWLVKNRTCPLCKLNIVETLHGGFLGN; encoded by the exons ATGGGAACGTTTCATAATCAAAATAAGTCTAGAAACTCTAAATCATTTGCAGTATTGTTGTATTTAATTTCACTGACACCTATTCTCTCTGCAGCAGAGGAATTTGCGGTGATAAACATTCATAAACATGAGTTTTCTAGTGGACAGCCACAGCTGTCAGGTCAAGGTGTCGACGACGTCAGCTTTGGAAGGGAAGATCAGGAAAATATTCTGCTACAGCACATTAAAGGAAGATTTGCAAGCATTGGTAAAACTGCTAAAGCAAATGGAAGATTACATATG GCTGATTCTGACTGTGGAAAAAAGGATGGCGAGAGTTATGCCAGGCTACCACAAGACTGGATAGCTGTGTTCCATTATCCAGAGAGAGGCACACTAGATGATAGTTGTCCATCAGTTATAGACCGG ATGCAGAAAGCCCTGATGTTTGGAGCCTCAGCTATTATCATTCTTACTCTTAACCAGGATATACTTAAAGAG cTTGAAGTAAAGCAGATATTTTCTTTTCCTGTGATAATTGTGGAAGCTTTGGAGAATATTACAGATATGATTGTGGTCCTTAAAAG TAAAATAAAGTCTAAGGCTAGCATTAGGATCAACATGACAAGACATAATATTGTG ATCTACCCTACCTTGACTCTATGGTCTGCATGTGGCAGGACTTATGGGAAGGGTTATCATGAATGGGATGGAGTTGTCTGCCTTGGTCATCAGGAAAATGAAGAAAAG GCTGATCCTGCCAACTTCTGGAACTTTTTCTACTCCATTTTATTGACTTTGATGATCTTAGTGGCCATTAAAACAAGACTAATAGATGTGGGTGATGGAGACAGTGATATAGAG AGATCACTAAGAAGGTTAGCTCAAGAATCTCTGATGTTGATGAAAACCAAGAAATATAAGTATGACATGTCAGGGGATATATGTGCAATATGTCTGGACCAGTTCAGTCCTAAACAG AAATTACGGGTGCTTCCATGTTCTCACGAGTTCCACACCAAATGTGTTGACCCTTGGTTGGTAAAAAACAGGACTTGTCCACTGTGTAAACTCAATATTGTTG AGACCCTACATGGTGGTTTCCTTGGTAACTAA